Below is a window of Ananas comosus cultivar F153 unplaced genomic scaffold, ASM154086v1, whole genome shotgun sequence DNA.
CAAAAATCTCGCTCATGGCGGGGATGATTCACATCCAAAAACGCTGGAATGACGAGACTGATTCCCCAGCGCTTAAATGCAGCAATAATGGAAGGCATCGGCCGGGCACAGCTACGCATGGAAGACGGTCAACTTTACTGAACTGAACAAAGTTGTTGTTTTCCTACAGGGGTTTGAAATGCACCCCAAAATAGTCAGGCGTGGGGAATATTATATCCACCCCGACAGTTTGAGGGAAGAGAGGACTGTATTGATGATATAATCTCTTCTATCTCCCCTTCTTTAATGGCAGAGGGCGAACCCTCTTCGTGCAACTCTTCCCGGGAAGTGAATtggcttcttctcctttttcagAAGGACTGAGTGAGTGGTCCTCTCTTCAAGCTGTAACCACCACTTGTCCTCCAGATCGATTTCCATCTCCTCGCTCAAAAGAACCTGGCATCCGCAGGGATGCGGCCTTGGTGAATGATTGGTCCaagggcggcggaggcggtctTGGAACATAACATAGAGATCTGCCCAGTTGATCTTCGGCTTAATAAGATCaaattctttttcattcttGGGTCACTTTCTCTCATTTTTGTTGTCACCGATGGCTCTTTCATCAGGTTAGCAGAGGAGCATTGCATGCTTGCTTGCGGTACCCTTGTCCcatcctttcttcttcttcgtcataCAACGAAAAACACTTCGTCCTGTGCTCAGGCTTCTTCTTCGAGGTTTGGTCCTACTTCTGATTTTTGTTGTTACGAAAAAGGGAGGGGAGCCTTAACTTAACCCGAATTCGTCACCGGCGTGGCACTGCCCTCTGATCAATAGAACAGGAAGAGGAGAAAATCAAGACCACCAAAAGTCACGACCACCAAGATAGGCATAGTGATTCGATCTTTTGATAACCCATTTTTATCAAACTATCATTTTTGGGGGCTTACGCCTTACACACGGAAGATTGGATTGCCTGAATCACGAGTCTTATATACTGTGTTACGATCACCTCATATTGATAAAAAGTCCAGAGAACAATTTGAAATGGAAATCAAGAAACAATTTCTGGTCATAAAAACGGAAAGGCATGAATTGCGCAAGAAGTTCTTTCGGTTAAAACGCCGTGCGACTCGGAGGACATAAGACTTTTTGGTCAGGCCTAAAATCTTGCCGACTGGATGCTCCTACCCCACCATGCCTAGCCCTTTACCttaagaagaggagaggaggtATGAAGCGTGGGAAACTATGCAATCAGTGTATTATACAACATGTAACCTTAAGGAGTGGCGGCAAAACTCTTAATTGATCAACGCGAGTGAACTGTGCTTAGACGCTTCGTCAAACCGCACCGCATCTACGAGAGGAGCTGATGGATGAGTGGGCTTCCCCTTTCGATTCACGGAATGTGATCTGGGACACGATGGGAGTTAGCGTGCCTCGGTAGGCAAGAGATCACCGGAGTATAGCACAAGATCGCCTTTTCTTGCTGCCATGGGGTCAACCTGTGAACAAGGTAAACCCAATGGGATGGGAACCAAAAAACGGGAGGGTACCGCATTGGGCAGAAGACGATCCAAAAAGCGAAGGCTCACCCTTCAAAGTGCCGGGTGAGATAGGCGACAGGTAGCTTGCTTCCAAGCCGGCCCGGCCGCGAGGAAGAAAGAGATCTTTGCCGGTGCTGACTTGGATCTCGGGTGACGGAATAAGGCGGCCAGAAGCGACGAGCAGTCGCGGTCGAAGCTTGGCTCTAGCCGATAGGCTAGCAGTAAGCTTGGCTACAGCGAAGCGCTTACCAAGCGCGAAGGAAAGGGCCTTCGCCACTTGAGCCGTATGCGGGGGAACTCGCACGTGCGGTTCTTAGGGGGGGAGAACGTCGATTGAGCCATTCCATCCCAATAGCGTATATTTGGAGCTCAATATGAAATCCGTCTTTATTGCAAGACCCGTTCGGATAAGGGCAAACTCCAGAGATTGCTTCGAAGTAAGATCCTTGCGTTGACCCTTTCCTCAACCAGAACCACATTCTATATTGTCtcattattctattttttatgaaaaagaaaaattttcttaCGCGCAGTGTCTGACTGTTCCCTGCTCTTGTGGCTTTCTCATTCTTGTACTAGACCAACTTCTCGATATGCCCGAGAAAAAAGGAAGGTGGGAAATCGACCATTTCCCCGGGTGTCTTagaaccctctctctctagggcacCTCCGCATTGCCATGCTGCTGGGACGTACAAGTGCTATTTGTTACCTTTTTTTAATGGTTGtatgaattttttctttttggtatttcaagtctttcttttatttgtcttaTCCTTACTTATTCTTAAAAAGTAAGTGATTAGGGAATCAGTATAAGTAGTTCATTACGGACATCCCCCTCCCCTTCAATGTCCGGGATTCCTGTGCATGCTCCCGAGGCATGAGGGGCAATCAATAGGTCTGGGTCGTTCCCAAACCTCTAAGGGTGCATTAGCCCCCCAATCCATTTACCGACATAGCAAGGGTCGAGTGCTTGGAAGGGAGATCTCAGAAAAACCACGCCCGGTAAGGTCGGTTCAACTCCGCATAGATGTATCGTATCGACTCCTCTACCCGACGTCAATCTCTCGGGAATAGGGTACAGGTTTTTTTGGTTTCATCCCCTATCACGTAAGGCCCAGCTCCAGGACTGGCCCGCAAAGGGAAGGGCTTTGAATGCCGATTCCCACATACACCTCGATTTTGATGCAGCTGGTCGGTCgttactacatatatatatccggGGCGTGAGTAAATATCGGAAAAGCGGCTGGTCGTCTAACTTCACCAGTAGTTTCCCGGTTCTCGTCCCCGTCCACTATTCGATCGAGCATGCATTTCAGCCTATTCCCCGCAGCCCTATTGCAGGAAAGGCTCGATGACTAATCGCTTCATTCTTTAGCCAAGCCCCAGCAATTCCGGGTCGACCTAAGGTTGATACATGGATGAGATCAGGACGACCAACTATATCGTTTTAGAAGTAGCGCTTGACTAGCCTGACTAGGGCTCAGACCTGACGCCTATTCTTCAACTTCGAGGTGGCGCTCCGCCCTATCTATGCAAAGCTAGGCAACAAGCCTATTGTTCTTTCATTGCCTAGCTAACCAATTCCGCTTTTCTGTCCCATTGACAATCGTCCACAGGTCCAGTTGCTCAAGCAAGAATTCCATCCTTGACTTCCATTGTACATGGAACCATGAAACCTGCCCCCAACACTGAGTGTGGTCACTGACGTCATTGGTACGACGGATGTAGTCGCAGAGTAGACGGCTGACTtgcctaaaaaagaaaaaatggttttttttttcacttattttttgtTAGGGTTTTTGCGGTTTCACCCATGGAATTAAAGAAAACTGCTCTGCTATCCAGTCAGAGGCCATCAGCCATCCCGGCGTACTTATTTGTTTGACGAGGAGCAATCCGGAGGGCTAGACGAGGACTAGGCAATCAAGCTTTTCCAAACACTATAGTCTCCTCAGTTTGGTATTGCAAAGATTCCATCCTCGGTTTGACTTCAATTTTTAGTAAAGAAGGAAGTACGTCGATTCTGTTTGAAACAAAGACAGCAGACAGGCGTAGGAAGAGGAAAGAGCACACTAATGGAACCGTCAAAAAAATTCCCTATGCCGAATACCACAACCCAGAGAGACGAAGGGGGTCCCCGGGGAAGCGAGATATCCACCTCTGTCCCCATCGTAGGGGCAGGCCCGCAAGGAAGACAAATAATGAGATCGGTTATTCTATATAAATGGAAAGGATTCTGTAAAGGGGATCCGTATTTTAGCAAGGAGTGAGTCCGGTCGATCGGTAATGAAGTGTGCACGATGGCTAATCAAGGAATCTTCAAACTGTTCAGTGGGGTGTCCTCGGTTTTGGAGAACTACATATATGCTTAATAGTGCCCCTATCCTTTTAGCTAGTGGGGTAGAAGGAAGGAAGAATTTCACATAGAATTCAgtgatttttattaaaaaataaataggaaaAGGAGTCTTTTTCTGTCTGGAGGgtgattttttcaaaaaataatgcCTCAACTGgataaatttacttatttttcacAATTCTTCTGGTCATGCCTTCTCCtctttactttttatattcCTATATGCAATGATGGAGATGGAGTACTTGGGATCAGCAGAATTCTCAAACTACGGAACCAACTGGTTTCGCACCGGGGGAACAAGATCCGGAGCAACGACTCTAACAGTTTGGAAGATATCTTGAGAAAAGGTTTTAGCACCGGTGTCTCCTATATGTACTCCAGTTTATTCGAAGTATCCCAATGGTGTAAGACCGTCGACTATTTGGGAAAAAGGAGGAAAATCACTCTGATCTCTTGTTTCGGAGAAATAAGTGGCTCAGGAGGAATGGAAAGAAACATTCTCTATTTGATCTCGAAGTCCTCATATAACACTTCTTCCAGTCGGAAGACTTGTAGGAATGACATAATGCTCATCCATGTTCCACACGGCCAAGGAAGCATCGTTTTTTAATCTAATGAAAGCCGTCAGAGATTCTTTCTCGAGGAATGGAAGGCACTACAAGAAAGATAGACTCCTTTTCAAATCGCCCCGCGGTGAGGTTCTCGAGATTATAAATCGTCCAGGCGTGCGGGAAGGGAGCGAGACCAAGCCAGACGGAGAGTCAGCCCTTCCTTCCCATTCTACGCGTGTCAAGTTGAAGAAATGAATGCAGCTTCATTCTTTTGCTGGTTTACTGAAGGTTGAAAGACCAAATAGGACCGACTACAAGACGACAACTATCAAAGGTAGTACGCTCTCTCTGCTCGCGActagaataaaagaaaagatccaCGAACGTCCATCTTCCATAATAATATTAAAGATAAGCTATCAATCAGTAGGCTTTGCGCTGTTCACTTGTTATGTTAAGTTGGGGTTCAATAGGAGCCTTGAGTCGCAAGCAAATGAGTCCCCGCCGCCTTTCATCTTGCCCTTGTTAGGTAAGACGCCAACAACATGAGCCCTCTCGCTTAAAGGTTTGGTACTTCAGTAGGGCTTGCCTCGACGGGCGACTACTTTGACTTCGTTGGCGACCTTCTTGAATTTTGAACCACGGAGCTCGAGATAGTGGCCCTTCCACTTTGGTGTAGTTGTTGAACCCGGCCGAGTGTCATAAAGACAACAAAGCCCACTGAGTTGTGAACGGAAAGCAGTAAACAGTAGGTAGGGGGTTGAGTAATCGTTTTTGAACCAGTGAAGTGGTGTGTTAGTGGAGTGGACGCAAGTTCCGAAGCTCCACTTGCGTCAGAGCTCCCCTCTCGTATAATGAAGTGGACGTGTAGTTTTGAAGCGTAAAGGGAAGGTCTCCTCTTTCTCCCTTCATGAATTCACTCGACCACTCTGCCTTTGTTCCCTTGGAACAGAGTAGATGTCGTCTCCCTCACTCTACTCTTCCGCCTTCACAGAGACAAAAAAGTGAAATGAAGGCAAGGCAGACACGTGGAGTTCACTACTTTTTTTTAGGTCGACGTGAAGTCAGCGAGTGTAGGACGAAGGACTTTTTCGTTATCGTAAAGGAGTTACAACATTTGAATTTCTCTGACATTCCACCTTCCcgaattcaccaaaaatcaatTTATCCTTTGAATTACTCATTGAATTGAATTTCGCACCGGAAACTATTCTAGGAGAAGTTCGAATCCGTTCCGTTCGGATATTGATCGGTCTTGGTTTGACATGGTTTACGCGTTACTGGTTCCCGGAAGAGTCAATTTCTCCATTAGCTAAACCCTTTCTTACCCTACCTTTGCCTCCGTTGATTGTGTACGAACAAAATACGAGTCCAAAGGT
It encodes the following:
- the LOC109705331 gene encoding uncharacterized protein LOC109705331, with translation MAGMIHIQKRWNDETDSPALKCSNNGRHRPGTATHGRRGRTLFVQLFPGSELASSPFSEGLSEWSSLQAVTTTCPPDRFPSPRSKEPGIRRDAALVSRGALHACLRYPCPILSSSSSYNEKHFVLCSGFFFENRKRRKSRPPKVTTTKIGIVIRSFDNPFLSNYHFWGLTPYTRKIGLPESRVLYTVLRSPHIDKKSREQFEMEIKKQFLVIKTERHELRKKFFRLKRQRIFGAQYEIRLYCKTRSDKGKLQRLLRSKILALTLSSTRTTFYIVSLFYFL